The nucleotide window CCTGTGGATGCGGTTCAAGTTCAAGGAGAAGGACTCGGTGCAGCTGGCGACCGGCCTTCTCGGTCCGGCGGCCACCTCGGCCATCCTCTTCGGTATCCTGTACGGCGAGTTCTTCGGCGGGCTGCTCTGGAATCATGCGGACTTCATGTTCCCGATGATCAACATCTTCGGCATCACGCTCCCGTACAACCGCGAGGTATTCGTGATGCCCCTGATGTTCGCGGCCCTCGGCCTCGGCGTCATCCAGATCACCTTCGGCCTGATACTCGGCCTGGTGAACGCTCTCAAGACTAAGCACACGAAGCACGCGTGGGTTAAGGGCGGTCTGGCCAGCCTCATGATCGGCCTCATCATCCTGATCGTCGCGATGGTTCTGTTGAACTCGAATCCTGTGGTCCGTGCGATCGGAGCGATCGCGATGATGGGCGGGGCGGTCGCCACTATCTGGTTCGGCGGCATGATCGGGGTCGTCGAGATCATCGAGCTCATGTCTCACAGCGCGAGCTACCTGCGTATCATGGCCATCGGTCTCTCGGACGCGATCTTCGCGAGTGCCATCAACGAGATGGCGGGGAACATGCCGGTCGCAGACGGTATCGTCGCAGCACTCTTGTTCCACATCATCCACCTTGCCTTGGCGGTCATCACGCCATCAGTTCATGCCCTACGTCTCAACTTCCTGGAGTTCGGCGGGAAGTACTACGAGGCGAGCAAGTCAGAGTACAAGCCGTTCCACAAAACCGGAGGTGAAAAGAGCGCATGATCAAGAACAAGCTCGCAAAGGTGGTGTTCGGGAGTACCTTCCTGGCTGCCATGATTGTCCCGGCGATGGCACTCGCCGAGGAGGGTGCCCAGGTAGCGGTCGACCCGTCAGTCGACATCGCCAAGTACGCCGCTGCAGGCGCCTCGATGTGTGTGGCAGCACTGGCCACCGCGTACGCGCAGTCGAAGATCGGTTCCGCCGGT belongs to Coriobacteriia bacterium and includes:
- a CDS encoding ATPase; translation: MALAEEGAQVAVDPSVDIAKYAAAGASMCVAALATAYAQSKIGSAGAGTLAERPEAGTTLIVLQALPETIILLGFVIAFMIQGG
- a CDS encoding V-type ATPase 116kDa subunit family protein, whose product is LWMRFKFKEKDSVQLATGLLGPAATSAILFGILYGEFFGGLLWNHADFMFPMINIFGITLPYNREVFVMPLMFAALGLGVIQITFGLILGLVNALKTKHTKHAWVKGGLASLMIGLIILIVAMVLLNSNPVVRAIGAIAMMGGAVATIWFGGMIGVVEIIELMSHSASYLRIMAIGLSDAIFASAINEMAGNMPVADGIVAALLFHIIHLALAVITPSVHALRLNFLEFGGKYYEASKSEYKPFHKTGGEKSA